The genome window TAATACTTCAATATGTAAAACTTTATTATTATGAACAATTTCTTTTTTTATATAGTAAAAATATTTAGAATTTTTAGATCTAATATTAATATCATCATCAGGTGTAACGAGGTTTTCTGTAATATTTTCTCGAAGAGAGTATAAAAATTTGAACATTCCTGGAGTTATAAACATAATCTTTCTGTTTGTAACATCTTCAACTAAAAAAAAGAGATTGTCATTAACCTCAAAAAAAAGACACTCAAAAGGAGATCTGCTTGGATTTTCACGTCTGTCAATAAGTCTAATAATTTCTTGGATGTTTTTTTCAAGTGTTACTTTTTCATTTTGGTTGTAAAAAGATGAGATAAAGCTATTAAATAAGTAATTTTGGGAAAAAATTAAAATGAGACAGGTTATAATGTACCAAAATGAAAGCCAAATTGTAAAACTGATATTAAAGTTGTTTTCTCTTATATTCTTAATAAATAATGAGATTTTTTGCATGCTCAACTTTCATCAAACATATATCCTATTCCTCTAACAGTTTTAATAAATTTCTTATTAAATCCGTCATCAATTTTAGCTCTTAGTCTTCTAATATGAACATCAACAACATTAGTATCTGTATCAAAATTAATATTCCAAATTTTCTCTGAAATTTCACTTCTAGATAGTGCAACATTGTGATTCCGAATTAACAAAGAAAGTAACATAAATTCTTTTGGAGTTAACTCAATTTTTTTACCTTCACGTGAGACTTTTTTCTTATTAAAATCAATTTCAAGGTCAGCAAAAGCCAAAATATCTTTTTGAATTGTAGGTTTTCTTCTCAAAACTGTTTGTATTCGTGCAACAAGCTCAGAAAATGCAAATGGTTTAACAAGGTAGTCATCTGCTCCAAGATTCAGACCTTTTACTTTATCTTCAATATCATCTCTTGCAGTGAGCATAATTATATGGGTTTTATTATCAGAAGCTCTTAGCTCTTTAAGAATAGACCAACCATCAAGTTGAGGAAGCATTACATCTAATATTATTAAATCATAATTATTCACTTGTGCTAAAATAAGACCCTCTTGTCCATTTGATTCAACATCAACGACATAACCCTTTTCCGTTAATCCTTTTTTAAGAAAAGATGCAGTCTTTTCAGCGTCTTCAATAATTAAAATTTTCATTAGAAATCCCCTGTTGTTTCTTTATAACAAATTCCTATTTACCTTCCAATGTGCATATTTTGACTAATTTATAACATATTGAAAAGGTTACATAAAACCATCATTCTCGAAGTGTAAATAGATGAAAATACTGAGAAAATAGTGTCATAAGAAGTTATTTTTTAATACTTCTTAAATAGAATATTACAAATAAAACTCTAAATTTGTAATCTTAATTTCAAGCTAAAAGAAGAAGGAAGTTTTTACTTCATTGGAATTAGTATATTACAAAATAAAACAAAAAATTCTTAATTTTTAAGTCATAATTATGTAATTATTTAATATTTAATTGCTTAAAATATCAATATTTTTATAGTGTTACTTTTATTTTGAGTAATAGAAATAAAATGCGAGTTTTTAATACCTGTTTAACACCTTTGTAATGACTAATATTCTATAAAAAAAAGGTGTTTTTAAAGTTATTTTAGAGGTTAATCAGGAATTATTCCTTTTTATAGCTTTATTTTTATAAAATTACTTAGTTATTTTTAACTAATTAATGTTGAAAGGAATTTCTATAAATGAAAAAAATATTGATTATTTTTTTAACTATTCCTGTTTTACTTGCTTCTTGTGAAAAGAAATCTTCACCAGCAGATAAATCAACTTCTTCTATTAACTTTGAAGATTCTAATTTTTCAATTCCTTCAGAGTGTGAAGGTTAATTATTTTAACATTTTTTCATCACAACTAACTTAAAGGGTTATTTATGAAAATTCGTAATACGAAATTACTTCAACTTACAATGTTGACAGTTGCAGGTGCTGCCTTTGCAATTTCTTGTAACAAAGGAAAATCTTCTTCCTCTGAACAGACATCTGATGTTGTAGCATCAAAATCTGATGCAGCTAAATTAACAGTTAGTGTTCCAGTAGCTCAAATTACTGCTAAAGTTGGTGCAAAAAAAGAACAAGTTATTTTAATCAAAAATGAAGGCACAAAACCAGCAGCAAATATTGTATTAAGCGGACTTAGTTCCCCATTTACAATAAAACCAGCAATTACTCCTGTAGAACCAACAAAAACAGACTCACCTGTAAAAACAGAATCTCCAGCAAAAGTAGATGCTTCAGCAAAAGCAGAAGTTCCAGCTAAACCACAATCTCCAGCAAAAACAGATGAAGGAACAACAGATCCTGCAAAACCTGTTGAAGCAGCAAAAAATTCATGCGAAATTAAAGCATTGGCACCAGGTGAATCCTGTGAAGTAACAATTGAATTTGCTCCTGAAAAAGTTGGAAGTGGGAAAGAAACTCTAACTGTACAATACATGAGCGAAGGAAAAGCGTTATCAGCTACATCAGATATCGCATACTTAGCTAAGGGAAAAATTGAATTAGAAATTCCAAAACTTCCACAGTTTCAAGCAGAAGTTAGAAAACCTGTTACGCAAACACTAACAATTAAAAATAATGGTGAAGAAACAATAACAGGATTAAAAATAGCTGAATTAGCTGCTCCTTTAAGTTCTAAATCAACTTGTAAAGATACATTAGAAGTAGGCGCATCTTGTGACATTGAAATTACTTTTAATCCATTAGAAGTTGTTAGTAGTTTAGTTGATCTAAAAATTTCTTATAATGATATTGATGAAGATGGAAATGAAAAGGCTGTTACGGCAACTTCTCAATTATCATATCAAACAACAGGAATTGCAAATTTAACAATTGAATCTACAGCGGATTATTTAATTGCAAATGTAAATTCTTCAGCTACTCGTACTTATACAATTAAAAATGCTGGAAATGGAAAAGCAACTAAATTAGCCCTTCCTGTATTAGTTTCTCCTTTAAAAATTGGGGCGACAACTTGTAAAGCCGAATTAGATAAAGAGCAAAGTTGTACTTTTGATGTGGTTCTTACTGCTGATAAAGATAATTATGAAACTGCAGGATATGCAATGGCTGTTGTGTACAACGATGGGAAAGTACAAAAAACTGCAATTTCTAATATTAACTTTAAATCAGTTCCTGCAAATGTTTTAAATCTTTCTCAATACAAAGTTGCTACAGCAAGTATTGAAATTGGAACAATTTGTAAAACTGCAGAAGTATATGGTAATGGTTCTCATAATATTCCATTAGTTTCCACTTTCACAGGAACAGATATCAATGGTAAAAAAGTTGATGTTAAATTAGCTGATGTAATGAAATCTACTCAAGTGCAATTAGTAGCAGGTGGAGTTAGTATCAATGCACCAGGTATTAAAGCTGAGAAAGATGTTTATTCTAAATGTATTGATGGTTCTTCAATTCCTGAAGGTGTATCAGCAGTTTACTTAGCATCCAAAGCAAATGGACAAACTTTAGATGTTGGTGCAAAACTTTCTTATGTTGAAAAAGATGGAAAAGTTTCTTCTATAAGCACTGATAATTACCAAGCTGGACGTATTAAAGTAGATGTAAAAGACAATCCTTTCTTAAAGATTTCTGCTAGCTCTTTATACTCTATAGGAATTAAAGCTGATGATTATAGCGGTGGATTGGTAACAAGAGATAATTATAGATTGTTTAAAATCGAACCTAATCTTAAAGATATCCCATCACTATCTATAGCTCGTGTTTCTCAAATTCGTATCACAAATACGAACCAAAATAAGAGTTCAAACTGGTACCAAATTGCAGCTGATAAATTCAGTACAGATTTAGCATGGTTTGACCAAGGTCAAAGAAAAACATTTATGAACAATCAATATAGAAGAGAATTCTATTCAGGAAAATTCCTAAATGGTAGCTTAAAAGGTTCTGAAACTTCTGTTAATTTAAGCAAAAATAAGTCAACAAACTTATCTTTAGCTGAAATTACAAGCCAAGACTTTGCACTAGCTTCAATTTCCGACTCTGGTATGCCTAGCTGGGTAGGTAACTACCAATGGCATCTTCCATTTAAATTAGAAATGCAAGGTACTGATTCATTTGGTAACCAATTCACGGCTGTAATGGGTGATAATTTCTAAGATTGTGTAATATAGCCTAAAGCTTTTAAACTCCAAAAGTTCGGAAGAATTTTTGGAGTTTTTTTTTATTTCTTAAACTTCTATTATTTTTTTCCAAAATACTTTTAAAATTTTCTCTTAGTTCCTTTTATTAGAAGTGTTTTTATTAAAGTTATACCATAATTATTTTTATTATAATTTTAAATTCTAAAGCATTATATTGATTTTTTTTATTTCTTTGTTTTTTCTTTTTTATATTATAAGAAATTTATTTAAATTAATTAAAATATATTTATTTATAAAACTATTTTCAAATTTTAATATTTTTCAATTTAGAAATAAAATTGACATCTCTAGCTAACTTTAATTATCTATATAGCTTGTTAATATAAATCATTTTCTGATTTTTCTTTGTGTTAAATTGAGATTAAAAAATTATGGAGTAACAATGAAATATAAAATTAATTACAATTATTGTATAAAAATAAAATACTTAAATTTTTTTCTAATATTTTTTCTTTATTCATGTAGTAATAAAAATAGTGAGCAAAACCAAAGCAATAGTAATAGTCAAGCATCTCCAGGGGGAACTCCTCCAATAGAGTTAGTAATACCGGAATTCAAAGATGAAGGTAAAAATCCAACAAATGATGAAAATACTGAAATAGATGATATCAATGAAAATGTAGCAAATTTAGAAGATGAAAAAAACAAATTGCCAATTAATTCTTCAAGTATTGTTAATGACAATGAATTAACACATCTTTCAGATGAAGATAGTGAAGTAGATAATCCAACTAAAAATACTTATCAAGTCAAAAATATCAAGCTATCTGATAAAATTTATCCAATTCTTGAAGAAGATTCAGAGTATAAAAGTACTTTAGAAGAAAGTTTAGCTGATAAAAGTACTTTAGAAGAAAGTTTAGCTGGTAAAAGTACTTTAGAATCTGATTCAAACCAGAATGATAATAAAGTTAAAAATGATAAATCCGTTGCAAAAAACATCTTTGAAAAAATAGTGAAAAAAA of Pigmentibacter sp. JX0631 contains these proteins:
- a CDS encoding heavy metal response regulator transcription factor produces the protein MKILIIEDAEKTASFLKKGLTEKGYVVDVESNGQEGLILAQVNNYDLIILDVMLPQLDGWSILKELRASDNKTHIIMLTARDDIEDKVKGLNLGADDYLVKPFAFSELVARIQTVLRRKPTIQKDILAFADLEIDFNKKKVSREGKKIELTPKEFMLLSLLIRNHNVALSRSEISEKIWNINFDTDTNVVDVHIRRLRAKIDDGFNKKFIKTVRGIGYMFDES
- a CDS encoding choice-of-anchor D domain-containing protein, with the translated sequence MKIRNTKLLQLTMLTVAGAAFAISCNKGKSSSSEQTSDVVASKSDAAKLTVSVPVAQITAKVGAKKEQVILIKNEGTKPAANIVLSGLSSPFTIKPAITPVEPTKTDSPVKTESPAKVDASAKAEVPAKPQSPAKTDEGTTDPAKPVEAAKNSCEIKALAPGESCEVTIEFAPEKVGSGKETLTVQYMSEGKALSATSDIAYLAKGKIELEIPKLPQFQAEVRKPVTQTLTIKNNGEETITGLKIAELAAPLSSKSTCKDTLEVGASCDIEITFNPLEVVSSLVDLKISYNDIDEDGNEKAVTATSQLSYQTTGIANLTIESTADYLIANVNSSATRTYTIKNAGNGKATKLALPVLVSPLKIGATTCKAELDKEQSCTFDVVLTADKDNYETAGYAMAVVYNDGKVQKTAISNINFKSVPANVLNLSQYKVATASIEIGTICKTAEVYGNGSHNIPLVSTFTGTDINGKKVDVKLADVMKSTQVQLVAGGVSINAPGIKAEKDVYSKCIDGSSIPEGVSAVYLASKANGQTLDVGAKLSYVEKDGKVSSISTDNYQAGRIKVDVKDNPFLKISASSLYSIGIKADDYSGGLVTRDNYRLFKIEPNLKDIPSLSIARVSQIRITNTNQNKSSNWYQIAADKFSTDLAWFDQGQRKTFMNNQYRREFYSGKFLNGSLKGSETSVNLSKNKSTNLSLAEITSQDFALASISDSGMPSWVGNYQWHLPFKLEMQGTDSFGNQFTAVMGDNF